The Actinocatenispora sera genome has a window encoding:
- the cysC gene encoding adenylyl-sulfate kinase encodes MTDWVLPDGVLRDAPSHTPRPAELADLELLLSGAYAPLTGFLAGADAASVARRGTLADGTPWPVPVTLVVPVEVAERLDPGQPVHRLLILTDPEGAPVAAVEAMELTEVRAGWFRVGGPVRRVGAPEHGAFRRLRRTPDQVRAGLPDGRVLGVIATRPLHRPQLAQIGNAARTIGAHVLIFVPVAGPTPEGLAPEVLVRSILAASDRIPPATIVAVPLASHGDEVRDGLLRARVAGNYGATHLLSTGVAVGGGIRVVVPRDFAYDNRDGQWRPMDDVPPRQRRTAMSVDDINDLLDRGSPLPEWHTPPAVARELRKARPPRHQRGLVLLFTGLSGAGKSTVARGVGDALAESGERRATTLDGDVVRRMLSAGLGFSAEDRDRNIRRIGFVAAEVARHGGIALCAPIAPYARTRAEVREMVHAVGADFVLVHVATPLAVCEERDRKGLYAKARAGMVPSFTGVTDPYEEPTDADLTLDTSKLSVEEAVEEVLDFLVSGGWLDPL; translated from the coding sequence ATGACCGACTGGGTCCTGCCCGACGGGGTGCTGCGCGACGCGCCGTCCCACACCCCGCGGCCCGCCGAGCTGGCCGACCTCGAGCTCCTGCTCTCCGGGGCGTACGCGCCGCTCACCGGGTTCCTGGCCGGTGCCGACGCGGCGAGCGTGGCCCGCCGCGGCACCCTGGCCGACGGCACCCCGTGGCCGGTGCCGGTCACCCTGGTCGTCCCGGTCGAGGTGGCCGAGCGGCTCGATCCGGGTCAGCCGGTGCACCGGCTGCTGATCCTGACCGATCCGGAGGGCGCCCCGGTCGCCGCCGTCGAGGCGATGGAACTCACCGAGGTCCGGGCCGGGTGGTTCCGGGTCGGCGGGCCGGTGCGCCGGGTCGGCGCCCCCGAACACGGCGCGTTCCGCCGGCTGCGCCGCACCCCCGACCAGGTGCGCGCCGGGCTGCCGGACGGCCGGGTGCTCGGCGTGATCGCCACCCGCCCGCTGCACCGCCCGCAGCTGGCGCAGATCGGCAACGCCGCGCGCACCATCGGCGCGCACGTGCTGATCTTCGTACCGGTGGCCGGGCCGACCCCGGAGGGTCTGGCTCCGGAGGTGCTGGTGCGCTCGATCCTCGCCGCGAGCGACCGGATCCCGCCGGCCACGATCGTGGCGGTACCGCTCGCCTCGCACGGCGACGAGGTGCGCGACGGGCTGCTGCGGGCCCGGGTGGCGGGCAACTACGGCGCCACCCACCTGCTGTCCACCGGTGTCGCGGTCGGCGGCGGCATCCGCGTCGTGGTGCCGCGCGACTTCGCGTACGACAACCGGGACGGCCAGTGGCGCCCGATGGACGACGTGCCGCCGCGGCAGCGGCGTACCGCGATGTCCGTCGACGACATCAACGACCTGCTCGACCGCGGTTCGCCGCTGCCGGAGTGGCACACCCCGCCGGCGGTGGCCCGGGAGTTGCGCAAGGCCCGGCCGCCGCGGCACCAGCGCGGCCTGGTGCTGCTGTTCACCGGGCTGTCCGGGGCCGGCAAGTCGACCGTGGCCCGCGGGGTCGGTGACGCGCTGGCCGAGTCCGGCGAGCGGCGCGCGACGACGCTGGACGGCGACGTGGTGCGCCGGATGCTGTCCGCCGGGCTGGGCTTCTCGGCCGAGGACCGGGACCGCAACATCCGCCGGATCGGCTTCGTCGCCGCGGAGGTGGCCCGGCACGGCGGGATCGCCCTGTGCGCGCCGATCGCCCCGTACGCCCGGACCCGGGCCGAGGTGCGCGAGATGGTGCACGCGGTCGGCGCCGACTTCGTGCTGGTGCACGTCGCGACACCGCTCGCGGTCTGCGAGGAACGCGACCGCAAGGGGCTGTACGCGAAGGCCCGTGCCGGCATGGTCCCGTCGTTCACCGGCGTGACCGACCCGTACGAGGAGCCGACCGACGCCGACCTGACCCTCGACACGAGCAAGCTGAGCGTCGAGGAAGCGGTCGAGGAGGTTCTCGACTTCCTCGTCTCCGGCGGCTGGCTGGACCCGCTGTGA
- a CDS encoding methyltransferase domain-containing protein gives MRTDYPNLFLDDTVVDRYRDVVYAKGGYAAAISARQRAFMRELVVREFTAPPVHHDFACGTGRALLMLGDLVSSAHGYDVSPAMLRAARDAGSTAELHRVAIEGPAPAPAPTAGPALVTMFRLLLNAAPAVRDRALAFAAAALPTAESGLLVLENHGRSPSLRHLSARRRRGEAWFAELTDTEVTDLLARHGFRLVGRRGCALTSRGWYRRRALRGPARLLDDRLAHRLPAVATNVLYLARRTA, from the coding sequence GTGCGCACTGACTACCCGAACCTGTTCCTCGACGACACCGTGGTCGACCGGTACCGCGACGTGGTGTACGCGAAGGGCGGCTACGCCGCGGCGATCAGCGCCCGGCAACGCGCGTTCATGCGCGAGCTGGTCGTCCGCGAGTTCACCGCGCCGCCGGTGCACCACGACTTCGCCTGCGGTACCGGCCGGGCACTGCTGATGCTCGGCGACCTGGTCTCGTCCGCGCACGGGTACGACGTGTCCCCGGCGATGCTGCGCGCCGCGCGGGACGCCGGCAGTACCGCCGAGCTGCACCGGGTGGCGATCGAGGGCCCGGCACCGGCGCCGGCTCCCACCGCGGGCCCGGCGCTGGTGACGATGTTCCGGCTGCTGCTCAACGCCGCCCCGGCGGTACGCGACCGCGCGCTCGCGTTCGCCGCGGCCGCGCTGCCGACCGCCGAGTCCGGCCTGCTGGTACTGGAGAACCACGGCCGGTCGCCGTCGCTTCGGCACCTGAGCGCCCGCCGCCGGCGCGGCGAGGCGTGGTTCGCCGAGCTGACCGACACCGAGGTCACCGACCTGCTGGCCCGGCACGGGTTCCGGCTGGTCGGGCGGCGCGGGTGCGCGCTGACCTCCCGCGGCTGGTACCGGCGGCGGGCGTTGCGCGGCCCCGCCCGGCTGCTGGACGACCGGCTGGCGCACCGGCTGCCCGCCGTCGCCACCAACGTCCTCTACCTGGCCCGCCGCACCGCCTGA
- a CDS encoding SDR family NAD(P)-dependent oxidoreductase, whose amino-acid sequence MSSLVFLVSGASRGLGREIVRTALADGHRVVAGARSTSTLDDLTTAYPDRIVAVPLDVTDDDAARAAVRTAVDRFGRLDVLVNNAGYANFASIEDVEAADFRAQVETNLFGVVRLTQAALPVMREQRAGRIIQISSVGGRLATPGLGAYQTAKWAVGGFSSVLAAEVAPLGIAVTVLEPGGMRTDWAGSSMRVADIRPEYAETVGRAAAMHGAGGATAASDPAKVARLVLDVVALPEPPLRLLAGADAFRYATAAGRALLAADERWQALSESTTATDATAADLDPLAQP is encoded by the coding sequence ATGTCGTCCCTGGTTTTCCTGGTCAGTGGCGCGTCGCGCGGCCTGGGCCGCGAGATCGTCCGTACCGCGCTGGCCGACGGCCACCGCGTCGTCGCCGGTGCCCGCAGCACGTCGACGCTCGACGACCTCACCACCGCGTACCCGGACCGGATTGTCGCCGTGCCGCTGGACGTCACCGACGACGACGCCGCACGCGCCGCGGTGCGTACCGCCGTCGACCGGTTCGGCCGGCTCGACGTGCTGGTCAACAACGCCGGCTACGCCAACTTCGCATCGATCGAGGACGTCGAGGCGGCCGACTTCCGCGCGCAGGTCGAGACCAACCTGTTCGGCGTGGTCCGGCTGACCCAGGCGGCCCTGCCGGTCATGCGCGAGCAACGCGCCGGCCGCATCATCCAGATCTCGTCGGTCGGTGGCCGGCTCGCCACCCCCGGCCTCGGCGCGTACCAGACCGCGAAGTGGGCGGTCGGCGGCTTCTCGTCGGTACTGGCAGCCGAGGTCGCCCCGCTCGGCATCGCGGTCACCGTGCTCGAACCCGGCGGCATGCGGACCGACTGGGCCGGCTCGTCGATGCGGGTCGCCGACATCCGCCCCGAGTACGCGGAGACCGTCGGCCGGGCCGCGGCCATGCACGGCGCCGGCGGGGCCACCGCCGCCAGCGATCCGGCGAAGGTGGCCCGGCTGGTACTCGACGTCGTGGCGCTGCCCGAGCCGCCGCTGCGGTTGCTCGCCGGCGCCGACGCGTTCCGGTACGCGACCGCCGCCGGCCGCGCCCTGCTCGCCGCCGACGAACGGTGGCAGGCACTGAGCGAGTCCACCACCGCCACCGACGCGACCGCGGCCGACCTCGATCCACTCGCCCAGCCCTGA
- a CDS encoding lipopolysaccharide biosynthesis protein — translation MALTRATPEHGAVLGGTARSGALNLVAAGFSGTAGLAVTMLVARGLGHTQAGVFFAATSAFLLAQMIAKLGTDTGLVYWLARLRALRRFDLLHRCLRSMLLPVLVASVAMAGLLMLAAPRLATTGWFGADAAHAPQFARQLRLLALFLPLAALSDALLSATRGYRTMRPTALTEKVLRPSLQLAGLLVVLLAGSLTADVATWAAPYAVSMLVAAWFLSTVDRRARSRPSGEQVADHRLPANLTRAVWQFTAPRALSSIAQVGLQRLDVLLVAAMLGFRAAAVYTVATRFIVVGQLANQAIGAAVQPRLAELLARGDTAAVRSLYQTSTGWVVALTWPLYLLVAVFAPTYLRAFGAGYRQGSAALVVALLCAAMLVAAACGMVDMVLTMGGRTTWNLANVALAFGVNLAVDLVAIPRLGILGAALGWALALLAKNLVPLGQISAALRLHPFGPGTIRAALLAAGCVGVPAIAARLLFGAGPAGLGAALAVAVPAYAAGCLACRHQLRLSPTALLGRLSRAH, via the coding sequence GTGGCGCTCACCCGGGCCACCCCGGAACACGGCGCGGTGCTGGGCGGTACCGCCCGGTCCGGCGCGCTGAACCTGGTCGCCGCCGGGTTCTCCGGTACCGCCGGGCTCGCCGTCACGATGCTCGTCGCCCGCGGGCTCGGGCACACCCAGGCCGGCGTGTTCTTCGCGGCGACCTCGGCGTTCCTGCTGGCCCAGATGATCGCCAAGCTCGGCACCGACACCGGCCTGGTGTACTGGCTGGCCCGGTTGCGCGCGCTGCGCCGGTTCGACCTGCTGCACCGGTGCCTGCGCTCGATGCTGCTGCCGGTACTGGTCGCCTCGGTGGCGATGGCCGGGCTGCTGATGCTCGCCGCGCCGCGGCTCGCGACCACCGGCTGGTTCGGCGCGGACGCCGCCCACGCCCCGCAGTTCGCCCGCCAGCTGCGGTTGCTGGCGCTGTTCCTGCCGCTCGCCGCGCTGTCCGACGCGCTGCTGTCGGCGACCCGCGGCTACCGGACGATGCGGCCGACCGCGCTGACCGAGAAGGTGCTGCGGCCGAGCCTGCAGCTGGCCGGCCTGCTGGTGGTGCTGCTGGCCGGCAGCCTCACCGCGGACGTCGCCACCTGGGCCGCACCGTACGCGGTGAGCATGCTGGTCGCCGCCTGGTTCCTGTCTACTGTGGATCGTCGAGCCAGGTCGCGGCCGAGCGGCGAGCAGGTCGCCGACCACCGGTTGCCGGCGAACCTGACCCGGGCGGTGTGGCAGTTCACCGCACCGCGGGCGCTGTCCTCGATCGCGCAGGTCGGGTTGCAGCGGCTGGATGTGCTGCTGGTCGCCGCGATGCTCGGCTTCCGGGCCGCCGCGGTGTACACGGTGGCGACCCGGTTCATCGTCGTCGGTCAGCTGGCGAACCAGGCGATCGGCGCCGCGGTGCAGCCCCGGCTGGCCGAGCTGCTGGCGCGCGGCGACACCGCGGCCGTGCGCAGCCTGTACCAGACCTCGACCGGCTGGGTGGTCGCGCTGACCTGGCCGCTGTACCTGCTCGTCGCGGTGTTCGCGCCGACCTACCTGCGGGCGTTCGGCGCCGGGTACCGGCAGGGCTCCGCCGCGCTCGTGGTGGCGCTGCTGTGCGCCGCGATGCTCGTCGCCGCCGCCTGCGGGATGGTCGACATGGTGCTCACCATGGGCGGCCGTACCACCTGGAACCTCGCCAACGTGGCACTCGCGTTCGGCGTGAACCTCGCCGTGGATCTGGTGGCGATCCCCCGGCTCGGCATCCTCGGTGCGGCGCTCGGCTGGGCGCTCGCGCTGCTGGCGAAGAACCTGGTACCGCTGGGCCAGATCTCCGCCGCCCTCCGGCTGCACCCGTTCGGGCCCGGGACGATCCGGGCGGCCCTGCTCGCGGCCGGTTGCGTCGGCGTGCCGGCGATCGCGGCCCGGCTGCTGTTCGGCGCCGGCCCGGCCGGTCTGGGCGCCGCACTCGCCGTCGCCGTCCCCGCCTACGCCGCCGGCTGCCTCGCCTGCCGGCACCAGCTCCGCCTGTCCCCTACCGCCCTGTTGGGAAGGTTGTCCCGTGCGCACTGA
- a CDS encoding sulfotransferase domain-containing protein gives MLGSTLPTGVKRLAHTGSVNFGRLTAAHRMLPSFLIAGGQRCGTTSLYRALSAHPAVMKAVWHKGVHYFDVGYQRGPDWYRGHFPLCRTAGRRERRIGARVQTFESSPYYMYHPLAAERIAAALPDVKLIVLIRDPVERAYSQHAHEVARGFETERDFALALAREPGRLAGEAARLRDDPAYHSHAHQHHAYTERGQYVDHLVRLEKVFGRDRIHVVDSELFFTDPAPVYDSVLDFLGLPDLGHPPFERHNARARGPMPDRIRRRLAAHFAPYDERLADWLGYRPSYLER, from the coding sequence ATGCTGGGATCGACCCTGCCGACCGGAGTGAAGCGGTTGGCGCACACCGGATCGGTGAACTTCGGGCGGCTCACCGCGGCGCACCGGATGCTGCCCTCGTTCCTGATCGCGGGTGGCCAGCGCTGCGGCACCACCTCGCTGTACCGGGCGCTGTCGGCGCACCCGGCCGTGATGAAAGCGGTGTGGCACAAGGGCGTGCACTACTTCGACGTCGGCTACCAGCGCGGGCCGGACTGGTATCGCGGGCACTTCCCGCTGTGCCGCACCGCCGGCCGCCGCGAGCGGCGGATCGGCGCCCGGGTGCAGACGTTCGAGTCCAGCCCCTACTACATGTACCACCCGCTGGCCGCGGAGCGGATCGCCGCCGCGCTCCCGGACGTCAAGCTGATCGTGCTGATCCGCGACCCGGTCGAACGGGCGTACTCGCAGCACGCGCACGAGGTCGCGCGCGGCTTCGAGACCGAACGCGACTTCGCGCTGGCGCTGGCCCGGGAACCCGGCCGGCTGGCCGGCGAGGCCGCCCGGCTGCGCGACGACCCGGCCTACCACAGCCACGCGCACCAGCACCACGCCTACACCGAGCGCGGCCAGTACGTCGATCACCTGGTACGGCTGGAGAAGGTGTTCGGCCGTGACCGCATCCACGTGGTCGACTCGGAACTGTTCTTCACCGATCCGGCCCCGGTCTACGACTCGGTACTGGACTTCCTCGGCCTGCCGGACCTCGGTCACCCGCCGTTCGAGCGGCACAACGCGCGAGCCCGGGGCCCGATGCCGGACCGGATCCGGCGACGGCTGGCGGCGCACTTCGCGCCCTACGACGAGCGGTTGGCCGACTGGCTGGGCTACCGGCCGTCCTATCTGGAGCGCTGA
- a CDS encoding SGNH/GDSL hydrolase family protein encodes MRRSRLVAALAGLLSAAGATLAFAAPAQAATINYVALGDSYSSGVGAGSYIDSSGSCDRSTKAYSALWAAAHSPSSYSSVACSGATTSDVNSSQLSALNSSTSLVSLTIGGNDIGFSNIMTTCALQGTDACVAAVQSAEDAVQSTLPGKLDTTYNGIHQHAPNARVVVLSYPVFYQLGTFCVGLSAKSHAKIDEGINLLDDTIRAAAQRHGFVFADVRDIFVGHQLCSGDKWLHALNFADITESYHPTATGQSSGYLPVFTSNA; translated from the coding sequence ATGCGCAGATCCCGCCTCGTCGCGGCGCTGGCCGGCCTGCTGTCGGCTGCCGGCGCCACCCTGGCATTCGCCGCCCCGGCGCAGGCCGCCACCATCAACTACGTCGCGCTCGGCGACTCGTACTCGTCCGGTGTCGGCGCCGGGTCGTACATCGACTCCAGCGGCTCGTGCGACCGCAGCACGAAGGCCTACTCGGCGCTGTGGGCCGCGGCGCACTCGCCCAGCTCGTACAGCTCGGTCGCCTGCTCCGGCGCGACCACCAGTGACGTCAACTCGTCCCAGCTGTCCGCGCTGAACAGCAGCACCTCCCTGGTCAGCCTCACCATCGGCGGCAACGACATCGGCTTCTCCAACATCATGACCACCTGCGCACTGCAGGGCACCGACGCGTGCGTGGCCGCGGTGCAGAGCGCCGAGGACGCCGTGCAGAGCACCCTGCCCGGCAAGCTCGACACCACGTACAACGGCATCCACCAGCACGCGCCCAACGCCCGCGTCGTGGTGCTCAGCTACCCGGTCTTCTACCAGCTCGGTACGTTCTGCGTCGGGCTCAGCGCCAAGTCGCACGCCAAGATCGACGAGGGCATCAACCTGCTCGACGACACGATCAGGGCGGCGGCGCAGCGGCACGGCTTCGTCTTCGCCGACGTCCGCGACATCTTCGTCGGCCACCAGCTGTGCAGCGGTGACAAGTGGCTGCACGCGCTGAACTTCGCCGACATCACCGAGTCGTACCATCCGACCGCGACCGGCCAGTCCAGCGGCTACCTGCCGGTCTTCACCAGCAACGCCTGA
- a CDS encoding Wzz/FepE/Etk N-terminal domain-containing protein gives MDVTTPAPGDLADHLSALRRGWLVLACAALLGLIAAGVVTTLLPHRYRATTAVLVLPTGAQDANAAGGRTKESINLDTEAQLVRSTAVAARARTLLHVTTPPAQLAGAVDVSVPPNSTVLQIAYSATDPAAARAGSHAFATAYLANRADSAQAATNATVRALREQANRVNAELRSTTGKLANAEPNSSTHALLDAQRRNLTGQLGTLGNRINDATTRATSAGRIITDAAAPTRPTSPSVPVNLAAGLLVGLFAGAVAALAAARFGRRVATAADLTRRTGVPVLSDVPAGPAAARCLGRLRNELSAGDGGPAVLAVVGAGGSGAAVAARLAAAFARAGQDTVLIAAAGDGCPPVPDRPGLTDVLAGTIGLPTALHPADGEPGLAVLPAGSPTGALPIPAVGAVLDRLRDQRTTVLLATPDAADGPEAQALAALADAAILAVPRRTARYAAVRDAAEQLHRVGTTLLGAVLTAPTGIDTETGAHRAPAANEVEGAADEPEGAPVGASARA, from the coding sequence ATGGACGTCACCACCCCCGCGCCCGGCGACCTCGCCGACCACCTGTCCGCGCTCCGGCGCGGCTGGCTGGTCCTCGCCTGCGCGGCGCTGCTCGGGCTGATCGCCGCCGGCGTGGTCACCACCCTGCTCCCGCACCGGTACCGGGCGACCACCGCGGTGCTGGTGCTGCCCACCGGCGCGCAGGACGCCAACGCCGCCGGCGGGCGTACCAAGGAGTCGATCAACCTCGACACCGAGGCACAGCTGGTGCGCTCCACCGCGGTGGCGGCACGGGCCCGTACCCTGCTGCACGTCACGACGCCGCCGGCACAGCTGGCGGGGGCCGTCGACGTGTCGGTACCGCCGAACAGCACGGTGCTGCAGATCGCCTACTCGGCCACCGACCCGGCCGCCGCGCGGGCCGGCTCGCACGCGTTCGCCACCGCGTACCTGGCCAACCGTGCGGACAGCGCGCAGGCCGCCACGAACGCGACCGTACGGGCGCTGCGCGAGCAGGCCAACCGGGTCAACGCCGAACTGCGCAGCACCACCGGCAAGCTCGCCAACGCCGAACCCAACTCGTCCACGCACGCGCTGCTGGACGCCCAGCGGCGCAACCTCACCGGGCAGCTCGGCACCCTCGGCAACCGGATCAACGACGCCACCACCAGGGCCACCTCGGCCGGGCGGATCATCACCGACGCCGCCGCGCCCACCCGCCCGACCAGCCCGTCGGTGCCGGTCAACCTCGCCGCCGGGCTGCTCGTGGGGCTGTTCGCCGGCGCCGTCGCCGCGCTCGCCGCGGCGCGGTTCGGCCGCCGGGTGGCCACCGCCGCCGACCTGACCCGCCGTACCGGGGTGCCGGTGCTGTCCGACGTACCCGCCGGACCGGCCGCGGCCCGCTGCCTCGGCCGGCTGCGCAACGAGCTGAGCGCCGGCGACGGCGGCCCGGCGGTACTGGCCGTGGTCGGGGCCGGCGGCTCCGGCGCGGCGGTGGCCGCCCGGCTCGCCGCGGCGTTCGCCCGGGCCGGCCAGGACACGGTACTGATCGCCGCGGCCGGCGACGGCTGCCCGCCCGTACCGGACCGGCCCGGCCTGACCGACGTGCTCGCCGGCACCATCGGGCTGCCGACCGCGCTGCATCCGGCGGACGGCGAGCCGGGCCTCGCCGTACTGCCGGCGGGCAGCCCGACCGGGGCGTTGCCGATCCCCGCCGTCGGTGCGGTGCTCGACCGGCTGCGGGACCAGCGGACCACGGTGCTGCTGGCCACCCCGGACGCGGCCGACGGGCCGGAGGCGCAGGCGCTCGCCGCGCTGGCCGACGCCGCGATCCTCGCCGTACCGCGGCGCACCGCCCGGTACGCCGCGGTCCGCGACGCCGCCGAGCAGCTGCACCGGGTCGGCACCACGCTGCTGGGCGCGGTGCTGACCGCGCCGACCGGGATCGACACCGAGACCGGCGCGCATCGGGCGCCCGCCGCGAACGAGGTCGAGGGCGCCGCGGACGAGCCCGAGGGCGCGCCGGTCGGCGCCTCGGCCCGGGCGTAA
- a CDS encoding glycoside hydrolase family 16 protein, with product MSRSIRHRIRLALVAGAALALAALGTAVPSDAAPSRDAAPRAVPAPPTGWSTVFSDDFGGAAGTGVNRSDWLYDTGTGYPGGAGNWGTGEVETMTDSTTNVYQDGSGHLVIKPVNSNGSWTSGRIETQRTDLAAPAGGQLQVTASIKQPNPANGLGYWPAFWMLGAAARPVGATNWPSIGEIDVMEDVNALSEEAGTLHCGVNPGGPCNETNGLGSGLRGCSGCQTGYHTYSVVIDRRNTSAEQIRWYLDGTNFFTVNESQVGTSTWQAAVDHGFFVILNVAMGGGFPNGVCGCGTPIGSTSSGAGMSVDYVAAYATSSSTPPPTGGGTDAYSTIQAEGYSAASGVTTETTTDTGGGQDVGWIANGDWAEYDGVDFGSSAATQFRARVASGAGAGISGLVQVRLDSRSAAPIGSFAVGNTGGWQSWQTIPANISGVTGTHTVFLTFSSGQPADFVNLNWFTFGH from the coding sequence GTGAGCAGATCGATCAGGCACCGAATCCGGCTGGCACTCGTCGCGGGGGCGGCACTCGCCCTCGCCGCGCTCGGCACTGCCGTACCGTCCGACGCCGCGCCGTCGCGGGACGCCGCCCCCCGCGCGGTACCCGCGCCGCCGACCGGGTGGAGCACGGTGTTCAGCGACGACTTCGGCGGAGCCGCCGGCACCGGGGTGAACCGGTCCGACTGGCTCTACGACACCGGTACCGGCTATCCCGGCGGCGCCGGCAACTGGGGCACCGGCGAGGTCGAGACGATGACCGACAGCACGACCAACGTCTACCAGGACGGCTCCGGCCACCTGGTGATCAAGCCCGTCAACAGCAACGGAAGCTGGACCTCCGGCCGGATCGAGACGCAACGTACCGACCTCGCCGCGCCGGCCGGTGGCCAGCTGCAGGTGACCGCCTCGATCAAGCAGCCGAACCCGGCGAACGGTCTCGGGTACTGGCCGGCGTTCTGGATGCTCGGTGCCGCGGCGCGGCCGGTCGGCGCGACGAACTGGCCGAGCATCGGCGAGATCGACGTGATGGAGGACGTCAACGCGCTCAGCGAGGAGGCCGGAACGCTGCACTGCGGCGTGAACCCGGGCGGTCCGTGCAACGAGACGAACGGGCTGGGCAGCGGGCTGCGCGGCTGTTCCGGCTGCCAGACCGGCTACCACACGTACTCGGTGGTCATCGACCGGCGGAACACCTCGGCCGAGCAGATCCGCTGGTACCTGGACGGGACCAACTTCTTCACCGTGAACGAGAGCCAGGTGGGCACGAGCACCTGGCAGGCGGCGGTCGACCACGGGTTCTTCGTCATCCTGAACGTGGCGATGGGCGGCGGCTTCCCGAACGGGGTGTGCGGTTGCGGCACGCCGATCGGGTCGACCAGCTCCGGCGCCGGGATGAGCGTCGACTACGTGGCCGCCTACGCGACCTCGTCCTCGACCCCGCCGCCCACCGGTGGCGGTACCGACGCGTACTCGACGATCCAGGCCGAGGGGTACTCGGCGGCGTCCGGCGTGACCACCGAGACGACCACCGACACCGGCGGCGGGCAGGATGTCGGGTGGATCGCCAACGGCGACTGGGCCGAGTACGACGGGGTCGACTTCGGATCCAGCGCGGCCACCCAGTTCCGGGCCCGGGTCGCGTCCGGTGCCGGTGCCGGCATCAGCGGGCTCGTGCAGGTACGGCTGGACTCCCGGTCGGCCGCGCCGATCGGCAGCTTCGCGGTCGGCAACACCGGCGGCTGGCAGAGCTGGCAGACGATCCCGGCGAACATCAGCGGGGTGACCGGCACGCACACGGTCTTCCTGACGTTCAGCAGCGGCCAGCCGGCCGACTTCGTGAACCTCAACTGGTTCACCTTCGGCCACTGA
- a CDS encoding sulfite exporter TauE/SafE family protein — translation MTTDLLLIVAGLGVGVVVGLTGMGGGALMTPLLVLFFGVPPLAAVSSDLMASLVMKPVGGLVHLRRGTVDKRLVGWLCVGSVPCAFGGVLVARSFGDGERMQQVVQLALGAALLLAVAGLAAKAFVGVRDRGRGTPVEPPRPVRARPVPTVLVGAVGGLIVGMTSVGSGSLIIVALLVLYPMLSARDLVGTDLVQAVPLVAAATLAHLAFGDFRLSLTAFLLVGALPGVYVGAKLSSRAPGSVVRRALGLVLLASGLKMLGVGNLALLVAVAGGLLVCVPGWLLLRPVLAARLAARTAPATGADGRTQ, via the coding sequence GTGACCACCGACCTGCTGCTGATCGTCGCCGGCCTCGGGGTCGGCGTCGTCGTCGGGCTGACCGGGATGGGTGGCGGCGCGTTGATGACGCCGCTGCTGGTGCTGTTCTTCGGGGTGCCGCCGCTCGCGGCGGTGTCCAGCGACCTGATGGCGAGCCTGGTGATGAAGCCGGTCGGCGGGCTGGTGCACCTGCGCCGCGGCACGGTGGACAAGCGGCTGGTGGGGTGGCTGTGCGTGGGCAGCGTGCCGTGCGCGTTCGGCGGCGTGCTGGTGGCCAGGTCGTTCGGCGACGGCGAACGCATGCAGCAGGTGGTGCAGCTGGCACTGGGCGCGGCGCTGCTGCTGGCGGTGGCCGGACTGGCCGCGAAGGCGTTCGTCGGCGTCCGCGACCGGGGCCGCGGCACGCCCGTCGAGCCGCCCCGGCCGGTACGCGCCCGGCCGGTGCCGACGGTGCTGGTGGGCGCGGTCGGCGGGCTGATCGTGGGGATGACCTCGGTCGGTTCCGGCTCGCTGATCATCGTCGCGCTGCTGGTGCTGTACCCGATGCTGTCCGCGCGTGATTTGGTCGGTACCGACCTGGTGCAGGCGGTGCCGCTGGTCGCTGCGGCCACCCTGGCGCACCTCGCGTTCGGCGACTTCCGGCTGTCACTCACGGCGTTCCTGCTGGTCGGCGCGTTGCCCGGGGTGTACGTCGGCGCGAAGCTGTCGTCGCGGGCGCCGGGGTCGGTGGTCCGCCGGGCGCTCGGGCTGGTGTTGCTCGCGAGCGGGCTGAAGATGCTCGGGGTGGGCAACCTGGCGCTGCTGGTCGCGGTGGCCGGCGGCCTGCTGGTGTGCGTGCCGGGCTGGCTGCTGCTGCGGCCGGTGCTCGCGGCCCGGCTCGCCGCACGTACCGCGCCGGCGACCGGTGCCGATGGCCGTACCCAATAA
- a CDS encoding TetR family transcriptional regulator — MTRDAAATRQRLLAAARDEFAARGIAGSRVDRIADAARSNKAQIYHYFGSKDELFDAVFDDMCRQIVDAVPIDATDLPEYAGRLFDSYRRRPWVQRIASWYRLERAGSGDLAQGVLASNRAKIEAVAAAQAAGTVPTRFAPDVLLGLILHLSGFWDANVPEFDAVVEVDTVEARRKVVVDAVAALLD, encoded by the coding sequence GTGACCAGAGACGCAGCGGCGACCCGGCAGCGACTGCTCGCCGCGGCGCGCGACGAGTTCGCCGCCCGGGGCATCGCCGGCAGCCGGGTGGACCGGATCGCCGACGCGGCCCGCAGCAACAAGGCGCAGATCTACCACTACTTCGGCAGCAAGGACGAGCTGTTCGACGCGGTCTTCGACGACATGTGCCGGCAGATCGTCGACGCCGTCCCGATCGACGCGACGGACTTGCCCGAATACGCCGGCCGACTGTTCGACTCCTACCGACGACGCCCCTGGGTGCAGCGCATCGCGAGCTGGTACCGGCTGGAACGGGCCGGCAGCGGCGACCTGGCGCAGGGCGTCCTGGCCAGCAACCGGGCCAAGATCGAGGCGGTGGCCGCGGCGCAGGCCGCCGGTACGGTGCCGACCCGGTTCGCGCCCGACGTGCTGCTCGGCCTCATCCTGCACCTGTCGGGTTTCTGGGACGCCAACGTGCCCGAGTTCGACGCGGTGGTGGAGGTCGACACCGTCGAGGCGCGGCGCAAGGTCGTCGTCGACGCGGTCGCCGCCCTGCTCGACTGA